In Sedimentibacter sp. MB31-C6, one genomic interval encodes:
- a CDS encoding electron transfer flavoprotein subunit beta/FixA family protein: protein MNIVVCIKQVPDTTEVRIDPKTNTLIREGVPSIINPDDKAGLEAAIRIKEEKGAHVTAISMGPPQADLALREALAMGADEAILITDRAFGGADTLATSKTLAASLSKLDYDLIITGRQAIDGDTAQVGPETAEHLGLTNISYAEDIKIDGDCIIVKRQYEDRYHTLKTKLPCLVTALAELNQPRYMTPGGIFEAFRDKEVKVWTVKDLDVDLNEIGLKGSPTKVKKSFTKGAKTAGKVFNLEPQESAELILDKMKEKFII, encoded by the coding sequence GTGAATATAGTAGTATGTATTAAACAGGTGCCTGATACAACAGAGGTTAGAATCGATCCAAAAACTAACACTTTAATAAGAGAAGGCGTACCAAGTATAATAAACCCTGATGACAAAGCAGGTCTTGAAGCTGCAATAAGAATTAAAGAAGAAAAGGGTGCACATGTAACAGCAATATCAATGGGACCTCCTCAAGCAGATTTAGCATTGAGAGAAGCATTGGCAATGGGTGCAGATGAAGCAATCCTTATTACAGATAGAGCATTTGGAGGAGCAGATACATTGGCAACTTCAAAAACCCTTGCTGCATCATTGAGCAAATTAGACTATGATTTAATTATTACAGGTAGACAAGCAATAGATGGAGATACTGCACAAGTTGGACCTGAAACAGCTGAACATTTAGGTTTAACAAACATAAGCTATGCAGAAGATATTAAAATTGATGGAGATTGCATCATTGTTAAAAGACAATATGAGGATAGATATCATACTTTAAAAACAAAATTACCTTGTTTGGTAACTGCATTAGCTGAATTAAACCAACCTCGTTATATGACTCCAGGCGGTATATTTGAAGCCTTTAGAGATAAAGAGGTAAAAGTTTGGACAGTTAAAGATTTAGACGTTGATTTAAATGAAATTGGATTAAAGGGTTCTCCTACAAAGGTTAAAAAGTCATTTACAAAAGGCGCAAAAACAGCAGGTAAAGTATTTAACTTAGAACCTCAAGAATCAGCTGAACTGATACTTGATAAAATGAAAGAAAAATTTATAATTTAG
- a CDS encoding electron transfer flavoprotein subunit alpha/FixB family protein, which yields MNISEYKGIFVFAEQRDQKVQKVAFELVGKGKKLAEDLNTTVTAVLLGKDMKDEAKKLCYAGADNVIYVDDELLDLYMTEPYVYTMNQIILDKKPEIVLYGASAIGRDLAPRIACRLKAGLTADCTGLTIEPDDKDSEKLNLMMTRPAFGGNLMATIACPDTRPQMATVRPGVMQALKPSESNPVNIEEYKLEIPAECKNVEILDVTKIIQQRMNIEDAKVLVSGGRGMHGPENYSMLEELADILDGTISASRAAVDAGWVPKDRQVGQTGKTVRPNLYIACGISGAIQHLAGMEESDYIIAINKDETAPIFEVADVGIVGDIFKVVPQLIEQLKQATVNK from the coding sequence ATGAATATTTCTGAATATAAAGGCATCTTCGTTTTTGCAGAACAAAGAGACCAAAAAGTACAAAAAGTAGCCTTTGAACTTGTAGGCAAAGGTAAAAAATTGGCAGAAGATTTAAATACAACTGTAACTGCTGTTTTGCTTGGAAAAGATATGAAAGACGAAGCAAAAAAATTGTGCTATGCAGGTGCAGACAATGTAATATATGTAGATGATGAATTACTTGATTTATATATGACAGAACCATATGTTTATACAATGAATCAAATTATATTAGATAAAAAACCAGAGATAGTATTATATGGAGCTTCTGCAATTGGAAGAGATTTAGCTCCAAGAATTGCATGTAGATTAAAAGCAGGATTAACTGCTGACTGTACAGGCTTAACAATTGAACCAGATGATAAAGATTCTGAAAAATTAAACTTAATGATGACAAGACCTGCATTTGGTGGAAATTTAATGGCTACAATTGCATGTCCTGATACAAGACCACAAATGGCTACTGTAAGACCAGGAGTTATGCAGGCATTAAAACCATCAGAATCAAATCCTGTAAATATTGAAGAATATAAATTAGAAATTCCAGCTGAATGTAAGAATGTTGAAATATTAGATGTAACAAAAATAATTCAGCAAAGAATGAACATTGAAGATGCTAAAGTATTAGTATCAGGCGGAAGAGGAATGCATGGTCCTGAAAACTATTCAATGCTTGAAGAATTGGCAGACATTCTTGACGGAACAATATCAGCATCTAGAGCAGCTGTTGATGCAGGTTGGGTACCAAAGGACAGACAAGTTGGTCAAACTGGTAAAACTGTAAGACCAAATCTTTATATAGCATGTGGTATTTCAGGAGCTATACAGCATTTAGCCGGTATGGAGGAATCTGATTATATTATAGCAATCAATAAAGATGAAACAGCTCCAATATTTGAAGTTGCAGATGTTGGTATAGTTGGAGATATATTTAAAGTTGTTCCACAGTTGATTGAACAATTAAAACAAGCAACAGTTAATAAATAA
- the glmS gene encoding glutamine--fructose-6-phosphate transaminase (isomerizing): protein MCGIVGYIGFEDVKEIILGGLEKLEYRGYDSAGIAIENNDNMYICKEKGRIAQLRESIDKNITGTIGIGHTRWATHGIPNKINSHPHQSYTKRFTLVHNGIIENEDELRKKYLNNTKFTSDTDTEVIVQLIEKFVNDGESVELAIRHTMSELEGSYALAILDKTDTDTIYAAKNKTPLLAGKGEGFNMVGSDAMAMINHTNQFYEIEDREFLKITKDNIEIYTIYGNKVTREPYIADIDSSDIEKGTYPHYMMKEIEEQPFVMRKIMSEYSDEKGNMKISPEIIQNVRECDKLYIIACGTSYHAGLIGKQFFEKIAGKPTEVIIASEFIYNMPLLSENPLFMFISQSGETADSRAVLVKVKEMGYKTLTLTNVKGSTLSREADSTLLLYAGPEIAVASTKAYTAQIAVLAILAASVNNKINIDIFKELSKIAYTMETLCDDKDNYKALAEKYLQNSRNCFYIGRSMDYFICLEASLKLKEISYIQTEGFAAGELKHGTIALIEDNTPVIAIITQENINLNTRSNIKEVKARGAATMVISMRKFSQETDQIVIDDVNELLSPLATIIPAQYLAYYAALLKGCDIDKPRNLAKSVTVE, encoded by the coding sequence ATGTGTGGAATAGTAGGTTATATTGGATTTGAAGATGTAAAAGAAATTATATTAGGCGGATTAGAAAAGCTTGAATACAGAGGATACGATTCAGCTGGTATTGCTATAGAGAATAATGATAATATGTATATATGTAAAGAAAAAGGACGTATAGCACAGTTAAGAGAATCTATAGATAAAAACATAACAGGAACAATTGGAATAGGACATACTAGATGGGCAACCCATGGAATTCCAAATAAAATTAATTCTCATCCTCATCAAAGTTATACAAAGAGATTTACATTGGTACACAACGGAATAATTGAAAACGAAGATGAATTGAGAAAAAAATATTTAAATAATACAAAATTTACCAGTGATACTGATACAGAAGTTATAGTTCAACTAATAGAGAAATTCGTTAATGATGGAGAGTCTGTAGAATTAGCAATCAGACATACTATGAGCGAACTTGAAGGTTCCTATGCATTAGCCATACTAGATAAAACTGACACAGATACTATATATGCAGCTAAAAATAAAACACCTTTATTGGCGGGTAAAGGAGAAGGTTTTAATATGGTAGGCAGTGATGCGATGGCAATGATTAATCATACAAATCAATTTTATGAAATTGAAGACAGAGAATTTTTGAAAATAACAAAAGACAATATTGAAATATACACAATATATGGTAATAAAGTAACTAGAGAGCCATATATAGCAGACATAGATTCTTCAGACATAGAAAAGGGAACATACCCGCATTATATGATGAAAGAAATTGAAGAACAGCCATTTGTTATGAGAAAAATTATGTCAGAGTATTCTGACGAAAAGGGTAACATGAAAATTTCCCCGGAAATAATACAAAATGTAAGGGAATGTGACAAATTATATATAATAGCTTGCGGTACTAGTTATCATGCCGGTCTCATTGGAAAGCAATTCTTTGAAAAAATTGCAGGAAAACCTACAGAAGTTATTATAGCCAGTGAATTCATTTATAATATGCCATTACTGTCAGAAAATCCACTTTTTATGTTCATTTCACAAAGTGGTGAAACAGCTGATAGTAGAGCTGTATTGGTAAAAGTAAAAGAAATGGGTTATAAAACATTAACACTGACAAATGTAAAAGGCTCAACTTTATCTAGAGAAGCAGATAGCACATTACTTTTATATGCAGGACCTGAAATAGCAGTTGCTTCAACGAAGGCATATACTGCACAAATAGCTGTATTAGCTATACTTGCAGCATCAGTAAATAATAAAATAAATATTGATATATTTAAAGAATTAAGTAAAATTGCATACACAATGGAAACCCTCTGTGATGATAAAGATAATTATAAAGCTCTTGCAGAAAAATATTTACAAAATAGTAGAAATTGTTTCTATATTGGAAGAAGTATGGATTACTTTATTTGTTTGGAAGCATCACTTAAACTTAAAGAAATTTCATATATACAAACAGAGGGATTTGCTGCAGGTGAATTAAAACATGGTACAATAGCTCTGATTGAAGACAATACACCAGTAATAGCTATAATAACTCAAGAAAATATTAATTTAAATACAAGAAGTAATATTAAAGAAGTTAAAGCTAGAGGTGCTGCTACAATGGTAATATCCATGCGTAAGTTTAGCCAAGAAACAGATCAAATAGTAATAGATGATGTAAATGAATTGCTTTCACCTTTAGCAACAATAATTCCAGCTCAATACCTAGCATATTATGCAGCTTTACTAAAGGGCTGTGATATTGATAAGCCAAGAAATTTAGCAAAGTCAGTAACAGTTGAGTAA
- a CDS encoding short-chain-enoyl-CoA hydratase — protein sequence MELKNLLVEKNEGICTVKINNPKSLNALNAEVLAELEYIFDSIKDDKEVDIVILTGEGKAFVAGADIAYMKELDAAGAKKFGEDGAKVFRKIETLNKVVIAAINGFALGGGCELTMACDIRIASTKAKFGQPEVGLGITPGFSGTQRLPRIVGLGKAKEIIFTGSHIKADEAYRIGLVNKVVEPENLMEEVISIAQKIKSNSKLAVAYSKEAINRGIETDIETGIAYESNIFSLCFASEDQKEGMSAFIEKRPANFKGI from the coding sequence ATGGAGCTTAAAAATTTGTTAGTAGAAAAAAATGAAGGAATTTGCACTGTAAAAATTAATAATCCTAAATCCTTAAATGCATTAAATGCAGAAGTTCTTGCAGAACTTGAATATATATTTGATTCTATTAAGGATGATAAGGAAGTTGATATTGTAATATTGACAGGAGAGGGTAAAGCTTTTGTAGCTGGAGCAGATATTGCTTATATGAAAGAACTAGACGCTGCAGGTGCAAAGAAATTTGGTGAAGATGGAGCCAAGGTTTTCAGAAAAATTGAAACTCTTAATAAAGTCGTAATAGCAGCAATCAATGGATTTGCACTTGGCGGTGGATGTGAGTTAACAATGGCATGTGATATAAGAATAGCATCTACAAAAGCAAAATTTGGTCAACCTGAGGTAGGACTTGGTATAACACCAGGATTTTCTGGAACTCAGAGGTTGCCAAGAATAGTGGGATTAGGCAAGGCAAAAGAGATAATTTTTACTGGTAGCCATATTAAAGCGGATGAGGCATATAGAATAGGACTTGTTAATAAAGTGGTTGAACCAGAAAACCTTATGGAAGAAGTAATTTCTATTGCTCAAAAAATCAAGTCAAATTCAAAATTAGCAGTAGCTTATTCGAAAGAAGCTATTAATAGAGGAATTGAAACTGATATAGAGACAGGTATTGCCTATGAATCTAATATATTTAGTTTATGCTTTGCTTCAGAAGATCAAAAGGAAGGTATGTCAGCATTTATAGAAAAAAGGCCTGCAAATTTCAAAGGAATATAA
- a CDS encoding alpha/beta-type small acid-soluble spore protein has translation MSSNNNSGSNNIVVPEAKQALNQMKTEIANELGLTNYEQVDKGNLTARQNGYVGGYMTKRLVEMAQRQMSGSSGMQNQQMK, from the coding sequence ATGAGTAGTAATAACAACAGTGGAAGCAACAATATTGTAGTTCCTGAAGCAAAACAAGCATTAAACCAAATGAAAACTGAAATAGCTAATGAATTAGGTTTAACAAACTATGAACAAGTAGATAAAGGTAACCTTACTGCAAGACAAAATGGTTACGTAGGCGGATACATGACTAAGAGATTAGTTGAAATGGCACAAAGACAAATGAGTGGTTCAAGTGGAATGCAGAACCAACAAATGAAATAA
- a CDS encoding acyl-CoA dehydrogenase encodes MNFQLSKEHEMARQLFRNFAINEVEPLAQEVDEEERFPVETVEKMSKYGFMGIPFSKEYGGQGCDYLTYAMAVEELSKVCGTTGVIVSAHTSLCGGPLNEFGTEEQKKKYLTKVASGEWIGAFGLTEPGAGTDAAGQQTKAVLDGDNYILNGTKIFITNGSYADCYIVMAMTDKSQGTRGISAFIVEKDFPGFSIGKKELKMGIRGSATCELVFEDCIVPKENLLGKEGQGFKIAMKTLDSGRIGIAAQALGIAQGAIDETVKYVKERKQFGRSISKFQNTQFQLADMQAKVDASRLLVYRAACNKDAGKPYNVDAAMAKLIAAETAMEVTTKAVQLHGGYGYTRDYPVERMMRDAKITEIYEGTSEVQRMVISANMLK; translated from the coding sequence ATGAATTTTCAATTAAGCAAGGAACATGAAATGGCAAGACAGTTATTCAGAAATTTTGCTATCAATGAAGTAGAGCCATTAGCACAAGAAGTTGATGAAGAAGAAAGATTTCCTGTTGAAACTGTTGAAAAAATGAGTAAGTACGGTTTCATGGGTATACCATTTTCAAAGGAATATGGTGGACAAGGTTGCGATTATTTAACATATGCTATGGCAGTTGAAGAACTTTCAAAGGTTTGTGGAACTACAGGCGTTATAGTATCCGCACATACTTCACTTTGTGGCGGTCCATTAAATGAATTTGGAACTGAAGAACAAAAGAAAAAGTATCTAACAAAAGTTGCATCGGGTGAATGGATAGGAGCATTTGGACTTACTGAACCTGGAGCTGGAACAGATGCAGCAGGACAACAAACTAAAGCAGTACTTGATGGAGATAATTATATTCTAAACGGTACAAAAATATTTATAACAAACGGATCCTATGCGGATTGCTATATTGTTATGGCTATGACTGATAAATCTCAAGGAACAAGAGGTATTTCTGCATTTATTGTGGAAAAAGACTTCCCTGGTTTTTCAATAGGAAAAAAAGAATTAAAAATGGGTATTAGAGGCTCTGCAACATGTGAGTTGGTATTTGAAGACTGTATTGTACCAAAAGAAAATCTTCTTGGAAAAGAAGGACAAGGCTTTAAAATTGCAATGAAGACACTTGATAGCGGTAGAATAGGAATTGCTGCTCAGGCGCTTGGTATTGCACAGGGTGCTATTGATGAAACTGTTAAATATGTTAAAGAAAGAAAACAATTTGGTAGATCAATATCTAAATTCCAAAATACTCAGTTCCAGTTAGCAGATATGCAAGCTAAGGTAGATGCATCTAGACTTTTGGTTTACAGAGCAGCATGTAATAAAGACGCAGGTAAACCATATAATGTTGATGCAGCAATGGCTAAATTAATAGCAGCAGAAACAGCTATGGAAGTTACAACAAAAGCTGTTCAGCTTCATGGAGGATATGGATATACAAGAGATTATCCTGTTGAAAGAATGATGAGAGACGCGAAGATAACTGAAATTTATGAAGGAACTTCAGAAGTTCAAAGAATGGTTATCAGTGCAAATATGTTGAAATAG
- a CDS encoding HAD-IA family hydrolase has product MVTTVVFDFDGTLANTNQLIINSFKHIYSVFCNNDCDEEYIMSTFGEPLDTTLNRDFDKFNFEDVISCYREYQVDRFNDEVYLYDTVIETLEHLKNKGIKMGIVTSRVRKSTLDAIKNFNIEQYFDVIVAADDVEKHKPNKEPLIRAIDELNSTTKETLYVGDSKFDMECAINAEITPVLVGWQKKSQVLAEEYKVKYVLDKMWDLIELI; this is encoded by the coding sequence ATGGTTACAACAGTAGTATTCGATTTTGATGGAACATTAGCAAATACAAATCAATTAATAATTAATTCCTTTAAACATATATATTCTGTATTTTGTAATAATGATTGTGATGAAGAATATATTATGAGTACCTTTGGAGAACCACTAGATACAACACTGAATAGAGATTTTGATAAATTCAACTTTGAGGACGTTATTTCATGTTACAGAGAATATCAAGTAGACAGGTTCAATGATGAAGTATATCTGTATGATACTGTAATAGAAACATTGGAACATTTAAAAAATAAAGGTATTAAAATGGGAATAGTGACCTCTAGAGTAAGAAAATCAACATTAGATGCAATTAAAAACTTTAACATTGAGCAATATTTTGATGTAATAGTCGCTGCAGATGATGTAGAAAAACATAAACCAAACAAAGAACCATTAATAAGGGCAATTGATGAGCTTAATAGCACTACAAAAGAAACATTGTATGTTGGAGATTCGAAATTTGATATGGAATGTGCTATTAATGCAGAAATAACGCCTGTTTTAGTTGGATGGCAAAAAAAATCCCAGGTCTTAGCAGAAGAATATAAGGTGAAATATGTACTTGACAAAATGTGGGATCTCATTGAATTAATTTAG